In the Salmo trutta chromosome 13, fSalTru1.1, whole genome shotgun sequence genome, tgagccattgaattgtgactctactttgtctctatactgatgcttagcttgttttattgccttgcggagggaatagctgcactgtttgtattcggtcatgtttccggtcgccttgccctgattaaaagcaatggttcgcgctttcagttttgccatcaatccacggtttctggttggggaaggttttaatagttgctgtgggtacaacatcaccgatgcacttgctaataaactcactcaccgaatcagcgtactcatcaatgttattgtccgatgctatgcggaacatatcccagtccacgtgatcgaagcaatcttgaagcgtggaatcagattggtcggaccagcgttgaacagacctgagcacgggcgtttcttgttttagtttctgtctataggctgggagcaacaaaatggagtcgtggtcagattttccgaaaggagggcggggcagGGCTTTGTATGTgtcacggaagttagagtaacaatgatccatgATTTTTTCCTGGAccattgttttcagattagccttgttaaaatccccagctacaatgaatgcagcctcaggatatgtggtttccagtttacatagagtccactGACGTTCattcagggccatcgatgtgtctgcttaggggtgatatatatggctgtgattataatcgaagagaattttCTTGGAAGATAATGTGGtcgacatttgattgtaaggaattctaggtcaggtgagcaaaaggacttgagttcctgtatgttgttattatcacaccacgtctcgttaatcataaggcatacccccccgcccttcttcttaccagagagatgtttgtttctgtcggcgcgatgcgtgaagaaaccaggtggctgtaccaactCCGATAGTGTGTcttgagtgagccatgtttccatgaaacaaagaacgttacaatctctgatgtttctctggaaggcaacccttgcttggatttcgtctaccttgttgtcaagagactggacgttggcgagtagtaaactcgggagcggtgcgcgatgtgcccgtctatggagcctgaccagaaaAACGCTTCTTCTGCCCCTCCTGCGGCGCCATTGTTTTGGgttgccggctgggatccgatccattgtcctgggtggtggaccaaacagaggatctgctttgggaaagtcatattcctggtcgtaatgttggtaagttgacgttgctcttatatccagtagttcctcccggctgtatgtaataaaacttaagatttcctggggtaacaatgtaagaaataatacataaaaaaacgaaatactgcatagcgaggcggccatctctttTGGCGCCGGATGTtatcctcggcgtacacatcacggacaaactgaaatggtccatccacatagacagcatggtgaagaaggtgcaacagcgcctcttcaacctcaggaggctgaagaaatttggcttgtcaccaaaaacactcacaaacttttacagatgcacaatcgagaacaTCCTGTAGGGCTGTACCACCACCTGGTagggcaactgctccgcccacaaccgtaaggctctccagagggtagtgaggtctgcacaatgatcaccgggggcaaactacctgctctccaggacacctacaccacccgatgtcacaggaaggccaaaatgatcatcaaggacaacaaccacccaagccactgcctgtacaccccgctatcatccagaaggcaaggtcagtacaggtgcatcaaagctgggactgagagactgaaaaacagcttctatctcaaggccatcagactgttaaacagccatcactaacattgagtggctgctgccaacatactgactcaatcactagccactttaataataaaaattggatgtaataaatgtatcactagtcactttaaactatgccactttatataatgtttacataccctacactactcatcttaaatgtagatactgtactgtataccatctactgcatcttgcctatgccgttcggccatcactcatccatatatatttatatgtacatattcttattcattcctttacacttgtgtgtataaggtagttgttgtgaaattgttagattacttgttagatattactgcatggtcggaactagaagcacaaggatTTCGCTACACGTTCAAGTTTACCTCCCTCTTGCCTGAGGGAGGTGTCAGAATATAATGGATGAGCTGCCTTTGACAATGAAACGGAGGGAGGTTGTGGTTCTGGATCTGGTGTGGTTTAAGTAGAGTGATGGATATTGTCAAGTGAAGCACCTTCCCTATTCACTAATTAGGGCCAATTATGACTTGGATCCATATTCTGGCATATTGAGAAATCGATTTTTTCTCCAACTCGTGCCTCCATTGAACTCGGTCGAGCTTAGATCTTTCCTCCGGGGTGAAACAATGTGCTGCAACAGCTTTTTCTCAAGACATGCATCCTACCATCAGAAAAAGAAAGGAGGAGACATGAACAAAGACAGAGTGGTTTCAATGATGCCTGCCGGCTATATCCCTGCTGGTTATCAGGCCTCGTGAAGAGATAATTCCCAGACTGCACTCAGCTGGGGGAGAATGTTTCATATATTCTCTGGTTCAGTTGAACATGTTGATTAAAGAAGATTCTTCTTTATGAAGGGTTTTGATAGTTTTATCATGGAGTCAATGGAGGACAGTAGACAATGGCATCCTCCTATAGGGTCTCCTAACTTTCTCAACATTCCAACCAAGACAAACTAACGGCTTGATTGGCATGCTGGTCAGGTTGAGCTAACTGGAATGCCTTGTTATGAGAATGCAGGACTTTACATTCGGAAACATAAtattaactttcactgctatgcggatgacacacattTTGGTgacccaaaattgccctccctggaagcctgtgtttcagacagaaggaagtggatggctgtaaatgttctacttttaaacttggacaaaacagagatgcttgttctaggtcccaagaaacaaagagatcttctgttgaatctgacaattcatcttgatggttgtacagtcgtctcaaataaaactgtgaaggacctcggcgttactttggaccctgatctctcttttgacgaacatatcaagactgtttcaaggacagcttttttcatctacgtaacattgcaaaaatcagaaactttctgtccacaaatgatgcagaaaaatgaatccatgcttttgtcacttctaggttagactactgcaatgctctactttccggctacctggataaagcactaaattaacttcagttagtgctaaacaaggctgctagaatcttgactagaacccaaaaattggatcatattactccagtgctagcctctctacactggcttcctgttgacgcaagggctgatttcaaggttttactgctaacctacaaagcattacatgggcttgttcctacctatctttacgatttggtcctgccgtacatacctacacgtacgctacggtcacaagatgcagggaTTCTTACTGTCCCTAgcatttctaagcaaacagctggaggcagggctttctcctatagagctccatttttatggaatggtctgcctacccatgtgagagacgcagactcggtctcaacctttaagtctttattgaagacacatctcttcagtaggtcctatgattgagtgtagtctggcccaggagtgaaggtgaacggaaaggcactggagcaacgaaccgcccttgctgtctctgcctggctggttctcctctctccactgggattctctgcctctaaccctattacaggggctgagtcactggcttactggtgctcttccatgccatccctaggaggggtgcgtcacttgagtgggttgagtcactgacgtgatcttcctgtctgggttggcacccccccttggcttgtgccatggcggagatctttgtgggctatactcggccttgtctcaggatggtaagttggtggttgaagatatccctcaagtggtgtgggggctgtgctttggcagagtgggtggagttatatcctgcctgtttggccctgtccgggggtatcgtcggttGGGGCCacggtgtctcccgacccctcctgtctcagcctccagtatttatgctgcagtagtttatgtgtcggggggctagggtcagtctgttatatctggagtatttctcctgtcctgtgtgaatttaagtatgctctctctaattctctctctctatctttctctctttctctctttatttttttccttctctctctcggaggacctgagccctaggaccatgcctcaggactacctggcctgatgactccttgctgtcccaagtgcacctggccatgctgctgctccagtttcaactgttctgcctgcggctatgaaaccctgacctgttcaccagacatgctacctgtcccagacctgctgttttcagctctctagagacagcaggagcagtagagaaccTCTGAATGATCGACCATGAAAAGcctactgacatttactcctgagctgctgacctgttgcaccctcgacaaccgcTGTGATTATtcttatttgaccctgctggtcatctatgaacatttgaacatcttggccatgttctgttatactttccactcggcacagccagaagaagactggccatccctcatagcctggttcctctctaggttttttcctaggttctggcctttctagggagtttttcctagccaccgtgtttctacacctgcattgcttgctgtttggggttttaggctgggtttctgtacagcactttgtgacatcagctgatgtaagaagggctttataaataaatgtgattgatttgcaGGGAAAAAGCTCTATATGAGGTGAACTATGAACTTAGCAaggcgagaggagccagagaagATAGAAATCTTCGTCTTGTTGTGCTGTTAGCGGTGAAAGCATTGTGAGTCAGTGAGCCATTCTCTTTTATAGAGCTCCACCAACTTCCTGAAGTTTCCCTCATTGTGCGGCCACCATTCTGACACTGAAAATAAGCCATTGACCGAGCAAAGCCACATTTTTTGGGCTGTGCAGAGCATTGAACCTTTTAGGTCCTGTGTTGTCCCACGAGCACGTGTGCCCTAGCTTGGGGCTTGTTCCTTGCTTGCACCTTTGTGCCACTGCATCTGAAGTTCCCTTGGGCTTGGAGAGGAAAGTCTAAATAATTCTCTCTCCAAAAATGCTACAAAAACAATAACATTCCATCATTTTCCATAGATTGTAAAACCCAGGTGGGGACAAAAGAAAGTGGAGCTTCTCACCTTCTAGGGCTTTTATCCACTTCCCTTTTAAATGGATTAAGCATGCCTTAAGGGGAATGACACATCTGCCTCATCCCAAGCAGCCTCGTCTATTACTGGGATTAATTTATGGCAGGCTGGCGTTGTGTGGCTGGCACCTCCTGCAGGGGTGTTGTATCCTGCCAAGCTCCCCATGTATCTCATGTGGACTGGGAGAGACATATGAATGGGTCTTGGGTTCCTCAATTCATGGCAGTTCTTGCACATGCCTGGGCGAATGGCCCTCCATTTAAGACCATCATTGTAgaacatacactactgttcaaaagtttggggtcacttagaaaagtccttgtttttaaaagaaaagcacattttttgtccattaaaataacatcaaattgataggaaatacagtgtagaaattgttaatgttgtaaatgactattgtagctggaaacggctgattttgaatggaatatctacataggtgtacagtggcccattatcaccaaccatcactcctgtgttccaatggcacgttgtgttagctaatccaagtttatcattttaaaaggctaattgatcattagaaaacccttttgcaattatgttagcaaagctgaaaactgttgtgctgattaaataatcaataaaactggccttctttagactagttgagtatctggagcatcagcatttgtgggtttgattacaggctcaaaatggccagaaacaaataattttcttctgaaactcgtcagtctattcttgttctgagaaatgaaggctattccatgcgagaaattggcacgaaacgtcaacagtgaagaggcgactccgggatgctggcattctaggaagaattacaaagaaaaagccatatctcagactggccaatacaaAAAAAGAATAAagacgggcaaaagaacacagacactggacagaggaactctgcctagaaggccagcatcccggagtcgcctcttcactgttaatgttgagactggtgttttgcgggtactatttaatgaagctgccagttgaagacttgtgaggtgtctgtttctcaaactagacactcgaatgtacttgctcagttgtgcaccggggcagatgtgcactcctctttctattctggttagagacagtttgctctgttctgtgaagggagcagtacacagctttgtacgagatcttcagtttcttggcaatttctcgcatggaatagcctttccttctcagaacaagaatagactgatgaatttcagaagaaagttctttgtttctggccattttgagcctgtaatcgaacccacaaatgctgttgctccagatactcaactagtctaaataaggccagttttattgattatttaatggcacaacagttttcagctgtgctaacataattgcaaaagggttttctaatgatcaattagccttttaaaatgataaacttggattagctaacagaacttgccattggaacacaggagtgatgtttgctgataatggccctttgtacacctatgtagatattccattcaaaatcagcctatttccagctacaatagtcatttacaacattagcaatttctacactgtatttctgatcaaatagatgttattttaatggacaaaaaatgtgcttttctttcaaaaacaaggactgtttgaatgatgtctgtgagtataacagaattcatatggcaggcaaaaacctgagaaaaatccaaccaggatgtgggaaatctgagaattgtagttcttcttttgaatccctatcgaaactacagtgtctgtggggtcacgttgcacttcctaaggctaccattggctgtcaacagcctttagaaacgtgtttcctccttctcctgttactgggcagaaaataggagctcagtcaatgagtggactgcctatggacaaaggacttggtgatgtGCGAGCTCGccagcacgccgttccttctttttcttcttgaatgaatacgctattgtccggttggaatattatcaacgttttaggttaaaaagaccctaaggatagattgtaaacaacgtttggcatgtttctacgaacggtaatggaactatttgacttttcatgTCTGGATTTACACTCgcgcgggtatctgtatagcttgctttgatggcgagctatgtactcagaatattgaaaaatgtgctttctccgtaaaggtattttaaaatctgacacagcggttgcattaaagagaagtatatctataattctttcaataactgttgtaaattttattaacgtttatgatgagtatttttgtaaattgatgtggacATTCACCggtggttttggtgggaatacattttctgaacatcacgcgccaatgtaaaatgtttttttttttatataaatattaactttatcgagcaaaacatacatgtattgtgtaacatgaagtcctatgagtgccatctgatgaagatcatcaaaggttagtgaatattttagctgtattttgggtttttgtgatgcatgtccttgcttggaaaatggctgtgtggtttttcttgtgaagtttatgtcctaacataatcaaatgttatgctttcgccgtaaagcctttttgaaatcggacaatgtggttagattaacaagaagtttatctttaaaatggtgtaaaatagttgattgtttgagaaaatgaaattatgagatatTTGCTGTTTTGGATTTTGCGCCATGCTATtttactggctgttgaatagtgtgttcCGCTtgtgggatggtagcgtcccacgtagccctgagaagttaagcAAGGGCACTGATTGTCTGCTAAGATGCTAGCTGTGGTGTTGTGTGATTTTCATGAGTGCTATTTTTCCCGTAAAACCTGCTTGGAGATAATTAAATGACACAGGGTATGTTTTTGTAATAGCGTTGAAAAGTGTGTGCAGACAGTGCCGGTAGAAGGTGAAAAGACAATATTTTCACACATTTTGGGATGAAAGACGTGTCTTACTTTTCCACACACAAAGTCTTGTTTTTCTTGACGGAAAGTAAAATATTCTTTAATGTGAAAGATACACTACTGTGGCAATGCTACGAACTCAACCCCGCTAAGTATTATCTTTGGTTAATTATTTTAATTGACATTATCAGATTGAAGGAGAACATTTGTTCCTCTAGAGTTGACTCACCCAGATTATGTTTCTGAGTATAATCGACCTCCCTCAAAAAGCAGTATATTAGCTTTCACTGTGTAAACAACACTTCTGGAGTAAGATGAATACATTAAACCGGTAGGCTTTGCCTGTGCCAACAATAACGTCCCTGTGTTGTGATTAAGTTGAGAGGGGAGGACGTGATAGCCATTTACAGATGTCCTTTTCTTCCTGTTACAGTTTGACTTTTCCACACACTGACTAAACATGCTGAGTGATACGTCCAAGAGAGGGATCCGTCACAAAGGCTGGATCTCACACTAGACCTCAGTTTTCATCATCAGCCCTGATGACCAGATAAAGGGTAAGATACTCCCTTGAAAGGGAATGAACTTTGGCAACAGGGGCCTATGCATCGAGATGTGTGGTGCGGTATGGAACTCACCTTGCTCTAGAATGGCATGGGCCCCTTGTGGGAGAGACGGGGTCGTGGGCGTCTCCTCTTCCAGCCGGCCGGTCTGTGGCTCTGGCCACCCCTGCCGGGGTTCTGCTGGACCAGCCTTCTCACGGCGCCCGCCTCTTCTAGTGCTTTGCCATGCTCCGTGGAGGCCATGATGGGACCTGTAGAATAACAATAAACTCTTGTTAGCACCCCAAAATGGCCACCACTACACACATGTACTTTATCAATGAGTTTTGCTACTTCTGTAGGACCAGAGGTCATGCATGTTAGCACCCCAAAAGGGCCACCACTACACACATGTACTTATCAATGAGTTTTACTACTTCTGTAGGACCAGAGGTGATGCATGTCAGCACCCTAAAATGGCCTCCCTGtgcacatgtactgtatgtagcctatcaATGAGTTACGCTACTTCTATCCTCAGCTAGATTGATCCTCATTTTGATTGTGACTTCCGGGATCTCACTCTCACTCATGTGTATGTAAGACACAAATATGGATAAGAGCTATAGCGGATGAGCAAATCGAAGATATGCAAAGATAGCATGTGTGTGGGCCTCTCTTAGCCCACCCATGCATTGAAGTTCATCAAGTCAATGTGGTGGAACCAAAACACAGCAGATGTAGCTCGACCTTTGTGAGAAACTCAAACCGTGGTGTCTCATGTCCCTTGTGACTCACTTCAAGATTACAGATGTCTCACACACCAGGTTTGGTGAAGGTACATACCACAGCACCCTGTGATTGACCCAAGATTAGGGACAGGCTAAATAGTAATATGCgtcccacagtgtgtgtgtgtgtgtgtcagagagtgaACCCAGATGTTTCTAGTCATTTCTCAATAAGTGTGGCTTGATCTTTTAAGCCTCTACTCCAAATGGTTTGATCCACTTCAGTGTCTCCGTAACCTCTTCGACCTTTTTTGCAAACTCAAAGACGTTCTTGAGAGAGTACAGACTTCCAAGGGTTTTTTGTTGAGTATCTTGATACCATTATATGATATTTAATGTGGGTGATCTTTCACACAACCCCCATTCATTGCTTTAGTCGCATAAAATGTCAGTACTTAGTTTAGTTGGAATTTT is a window encoding:
- the apln gene encoding apelin, producing the protein MNVKILTLVIVLLVSLLCSASAGPIMASTEHGKALEEAGAVRRLVQQNPGRGGQSHRPAGWKRRRPRPRLSHKGPMPF